The sequence AGGAGATCCGCGTCCGCGTCGAGCGGGACGAGCGGGTTCTCGTCACGACCCTCACGAAGAAGATGGCCGAAGAGCTGACCGACTTCCTCGGGGAGCACGGTGTGCGCGTGCGCTACCTGCACTCCGATGTCGACACGCTGCGTCGTGTCGAACTCCTCAGTGAGCTGCGTGCCGGCGTGTACGACGTGCTGGTCGGCATCAACCTGCTGCGTGAAGGTCTCGATCTTCCGGAGGTCTCGCTCGTGGCGATCCTGGATGCCGACAAGGAGGGCTTCCTGCGGTCGGGGACCTCACTCATCCAGACCATCGGTCGCGCCGCCCGAAACGTCTCGGGCGAAGTGCACATGTACGCCGACAAGATGACCGACTCGATGGCGAAGGCGATCGAGGAGACGGATCGTCGCCGCGAGAAGCAGGTCGCGTACAACAAGGAGCACGGCATCGACCCGCAGCCCCTCCGCAAACGCATCGCGGACATCACCGAGGTGCTCGCCCGCGAAGGCGCAGACACGGCGGAGATGATGTCGGGCCGTGGTCGCGCATCGGGCAAGGGCAAGTCGCCGACGCCCAACCTGCGTCGCACGGGCATCGCGGCCGAGGGAGCGCAACAGCTCGAAGCCACGATCCAGGATCTATCCGACCAGATGCTTGCGGCAGCCGCGGAGTTGAAATTCGAGCTCGCCGGACGCCTGCGCGACGAGGTGCAAGACCTCAAGAAGGAGCTGCGGGCGATGGAACGCGCGGGGCACGCGTAAGGCGCGACTCGGACCATGGATGCTGCGGGGAACGAGCTGGCCGATCGGATCCGGGCGCTGCTGAGCGCCGACGTCGGAATCGAGGAGCGGCGGATGTTCGGAACCCGGGCTTTCCTCGACGACGGGCGCATCCTTCTCGGAGCGCGGCCGGGCGGCGTGCTTCTGGTGCGTGTCGACGACGAGAACGGAGCGGCGCTC is a genomic window of Microbacterium maritypicum containing:
- a CDS encoding TfoX/Sxy family protein, coding for MDAAGNELADRIRALLSADVGIEERRMFGTRAFLDDGRILLGARPGGVLLVRVDDENGAALVTRTGVARAVMGSRTMGSGWLDVSPEVIEDDGGLMFWLDVARESSGSATDGSNQD